A genomic window from Desulfobacterales bacterium includes:
- a CDS encoding response regulator: MSKVLFVDDDMNLLQANQRRLRKTFQVDIAGSGPEGLNVISDKGPYAVIISDLVMPGMDGFEFLEQARQAAPQSVFIMLTGHANLDASINALNKGYIFRFLTKPCKIHVLEKAIQAGLEQYHKNNQLLKSNQNIPDQRFRKKVLVVDNDPEVLSVLSAALHATGQFEVLTAENGQVALTILNLLKIDIILADKDMPEMNGIDLLAAVHENFSEVEGFLMTWQSAAEMHQEIKAVGAAGCFEKPIDTTAVINTIKDALHSAPRGQIDGIGTASFLQMLEMEEKTCTLQVRSGEKLGLLFFQKGRLIGAETEKLTNEAAACEIINWKNAVIEIENIGRKKEVGIHRPLMHILMEAARIKDEEDLKE; this comes from the coding sequence ATGAGCAAAGTATTGTTTGTCGACGATGATATGAACCTGCTTCAGGCGAACCAGCGCCGCCTTCGCAAAACATTCCAGGTCGATATCGCGGGCAGCGGTCCGGAAGGCCTTAACGTTATATCCGACAAGGGGCCCTATGCGGTCATCATCTCGGATCTCGTCATGCCCGGCATGGACGGGTTCGAATTTCTCGAACAAGCAAGGCAGGCGGCGCCCCAAAGCGTTTTCATCATGCTGACTGGCCATGCCAATCTGGATGCCTCCATTAACGCCCTAAACAAAGGGTATATCTTTCGCTTTCTGACCAAACCCTGCAAAATTCATGTACTTGAAAAAGCCATTCAGGCCGGGCTTGAGCAGTATCATAAAAACAATCAACTGTTAAAATCGAATCAAAATATTCCGGACCAACGCTTTCGAAAAAAAGTTCTGGTCGTCGATAATGATCCCGAAGTGCTCTCCGTATTGTCTGCGGCCCTGCACGCAACCGGTCAGTTTGAGGTGCTGACGGCCGAAAACGGCCAGGTCGCCCTGACCATTTTAAATCTTTTGAAAATCGATATCATCCTTGCGGATAAGGATATGCCGGAAATGAATGGAATCGATTTGTTGGCGGCGGTTCATGAAAATTTTTCTGAAGTAGAGGGGTTCCTCATGACCTGGCAATCCGCCGCTGAGATGCATCAGGAAATTAAAGCGGTCGGCGCGGCCGGATGCTTTGAAAAACCGATTGACACCACTGCCGTTATCAACACCATAAAAGACGCACTGCATTCGGCGCCAAGAGGTCAAATTGACGGCATCGGCACGGCATCCTTCCTTCAAATGCTTGAAATGGAGGAAAAAACATGCACATTGCAAGTACGATCGGGCGAAAAGTTGGGGTTGCTGTTTTTTCAAAAAGGCAGACTGATCGGCGCAGAGACTGAGAAGCTGACCAATGAGGCCGCTGCCTGCGAGATTATCAATTGGAAAAATGCCGTCATTGAAATTGAAAACATCGGCCGGAAAAAAGAAGTTGGAATTCATCGGCCGTTAATGCACATATTGATGGAAGCTGCCAGAATAAAGGATGAGGAAGACCTAAAGGAATAG
- a CDS encoding SDR family oxidoreductase: MTDIKYPQIPIAIIGMGCMFAKSSALKDFWRLIYHGQDGIEIVPATHWSVADYYDKDPKRPDHVYCRRGGFLPPVSFDPTEFGIPPANLEATDTSQLLSLLTAKAALNDAGYLDGKPFDRDRTSVILGATGTQELAIPLGARLGHPHWRRALQAADIPADKIEQITRDIAAAYVPWQENSFPGLLGNVVAGRICNRLDLGGTNCVVDAACASSMSALHLSLLELTTSRSDMVIAGGVDLLNDIFMHMCFSSTFILSPTEDIRPFSKDADGTLLGEGLGMLVLKRLPDAERDGDRIYALIRALGSSSDGRSQSIYAPRSEGQEKALRTAYALADISPNTVELIEAHGTGTRVGDQVEFQTLKNVFGKSTPNGRRCAIGSVKSQIGHSKAAAGSAALIKTALALYHKVLPPTLKAETADPRLGMEESPFYLNQQSRPWVTTSDSPRRAGVSSFGFGGSNFHVVLEEYQPQKQAVSWDGTVEILSFCAPAHDLLTSQLTELTKSAKAGWTSIDLAVEAYESRKRFSAEAPFRLLMAIEMPRFDAEKLSNLFTAAINALNGNPPDHSWQLPNIFYGCGPVTGKMAVLFPGQGSQYTGMGNDLICTFPEALAVLASADNLFQQSNPQGNRLSDIIFPFDTASEEKALEFDSRLRSTDNAQPAIGAVSLAMWRVLQRFNVQPDVAGGHSFGELTALCAAGWCDEPSLHTLSIRRGQCMAAASNGKDHDAGTMMAVLGPLNELANRLEEAQVDVVIANRNSPEQGVLSGPAAAVTLAETKCRDWRYKTKRLPVSAAFHSPLMASACKPFESALAGITFTPTKVRVYANTDGRPYPKDSAIARQRLSDQLVKPVEFIKNIQNMQKDGVRTILEVGPKSVLAGLCKSILKEAAVNIISLDSSSGKRNGVMDLATVLCRLGALGYSIALNQWEDPVTRPARPKMNVTLTGANIRSSKPETPKLSASGTPALSRPVLPVREPIPDTMEIKTNDMHISPTQSTSTGQHPLLSPNTGYPPASTIENALRVAEQGLKSMQALQMKTAETHQKFLDTQAEAGRALKEMMDSARQMTGFIQGHGIPRPRTTPTEKAPKTDQTVSTAIPVPASRPMPIPETPLESKPNTKAVIPAALQTVAVQAAPEETAEKNDIAGHLLAIVSKLTGYPEDMLNLDMDIESDLGIDSIKRVEILSTLAESLPGLPPVQPEIMGRLKTLGQIVDHLSQTHGKTKKKDSKPAAPPENKATPPGIPTSDLEEALMQVVSRLTGYPREMLELEMDIEADLGIDSIKRVEILSSLAETIPGLPRVQPETMGRLKTLAQIVHHLSAPGQVDTSPKTAPSATVDKDPVTPGNTSDDGTTTVARSVVRLEKCSFQPVSVRPIDSNGTLYITADASGLSDALAAAFCDLGQSAQALSADAVQEILKTEAFPADACGLVMIPDAGRLSDNGMDPLDIETLKSWFFLTRCAASTLTAAAETRSALFAAITFMDGAFGFGGNGMTKPAMGALAGLVKTAAIEWEKVICRAIDVSPDWAETRELAIHIATELMNESRRHQTETGLTPSGIISLCLSSAPDAPGDGNEGVITSSDVFVITGGGRGVTAASAFALAQTATPTLVLLGRSEPPFLEPAWLSGLTTAAEIKKAVISHEFNQQTPSPRAVEAIYSRYAANREISQNIDRINATGAQVHYFQLDVRHEAEVTTVLEKVRAIHGPVTGILHGAGVLEDRLIVDKTPEQISRVFDTKIRGAQNLLVCTKADPLRYVVFFSSVAARFGNRGQADYAMANEMLNKMAEIEAFQRPSCRTISINWGPWDGGMVTDALKREFTKRGIDLIPMAAGARCLVREMTRPGTAPAQIVLGAALEGHSTVTEDHRGKTIRLPSTHSAPADLSLLFKREIDVQRLPVLQSHQLDGIPVVPFALIAEWIGHGAMHGNPGLYLHGLDDLRLLKGIRLEHDTKTIRLMAGKARKKGDVYEVNVEIRNGVKDGKDVIHSRAKAVLSSKVCEAPMIAPTFISCFAPYEKSVQEVYETILFHGVALQGLQQIIGLSEQGMAAKIAAAPKPEKWMVNPLRTRWISDPLALDSAFQMACVWCYEYLGAVSLPSYTASYRQFCREFPKDGVTAVLEVTSRSRHKMIGDITFVDADHTVVATLGGYEAIADTSLYKSFKPDKIAS, from the coding sequence ATGACCGATATTAAATACCCGCAAATTCCCATCGCCATCATCGGCATGGGGTGCATGTTTGCCAAATCATCCGCGCTCAAGGACTTCTGGCGTCTTATCTATCACGGGCAAGACGGCATCGAGATCGTCCCTGCAACCCATTGGTCCGTAGCGGACTATTACGATAAAGACCCCAAGCGGCCGGATCATGTGTATTGCCGACGGGGCGGATTTTTACCCCCGGTCAGCTTTGATCCAACTGAATTTGGTATTCCGCCAGCCAACCTGGAGGCCACGGACACCTCTCAACTGCTCAGCCTGCTGACAGCCAAAGCGGCCCTCAACGATGCGGGATACCTTGACGGCAAACCCTTTGACCGCGATCGAACAAGTGTCATACTGGGCGCCACCGGCACGCAGGAACTGGCTATTCCGCTGGGCGCGCGCCTGGGACACCCGCACTGGCGACGGGCCTTGCAAGCGGCCGATATCCCCGCCGATAAAATTGAGCAAATCACCCGGGATATCGCAGCGGCTTACGTACCGTGGCAGGAAAACTCCTTTCCGGGACTTTTGGGCAACGTGGTGGCCGGCAGAATCTGTAACCGGCTGGATTTGGGCGGCACCAATTGCGTCGTGGATGCGGCGTGCGCCAGCTCCATGAGCGCCCTTCACCTGTCTTTGCTGGAACTCACCACCAGCCGCTCGGATATGGTGATTGCCGGCGGGGTGGATCTGTTAAACGATATTTTCATGCACATGTGCTTTTCCAGCACATTTATCTTAAGCCCCACGGAAGATATCCGTCCCTTTTCAAAAGATGCCGACGGCACGCTGCTCGGGGAAGGACTCGGCATGCTGGTCTTAAAACGGCTGCCCGATGCGGAGCGGGACGGCGATCGGATTTATGCCCTCATACGGGCCCTCGGCTCATCCAGTGACGGCAGATCCCAGAGCATTTATGCGCCGAGATCCGAAGGCCAGGAAAAAGCCCTTCGCACAGCCTATGCGCTGGCCGATATTTCCCCGAACACCGTCGAATTGATCGAGGCGCACGGCACCGGCACACGCGTCGGTGATCAGGTGGAATTTCAAACCCTTAAAAATGTTTTTGGCAAATCAACGCCCAACGGACGCCGGTGCGCCATAGGGTCCGTGAAATCCCAGATCGGCCATTCCAAGGCGGCGGCAGGGTCTGCCGCTCTGATCAAAACGGCATTGGCGCTGTATCATAAAGTACTGCCCCCCACTCTGAAGGCAGAAACGGCCGATCCCAGGCTCGGCATGGAAGAAAGCCCGTTTTACCTGAACCAACAATCGCGACCGTGGGTGACAACCTCCGATTCTCCCCGGCGTGCTGGCGTCAGCAGTTTCGGATTCGGGGGGAGTAATTTTCATGTCGTACTCGAAGAATACCAACCGCAAAAACAGGCCGTGTCCTGGGACGGAACGGTTGAAATTCTATCGTTTTGCGCGCCCGCGCACGATCTTCTGACATCGCAACTCACCGAACTCACCAAAAGCGCCAAAGCCGGCTGGACGTCCATTGATTTGGCGGTTGAGGCCTATGAGTCCAGAAAGCGGTTTTCCGCTGAGGCACCGTTTCGGTTATTGATGGCAATTGAAATGCCCCGCTTCGATGCTGAAAAACTGTCGAATTTGTTCACCGCGGCCATTAATGCGCTGAACGGCAATCCACCGGACCATTCCTGGCAATTGCCGAATATTTTCTATGGTTGCGGACCTGTTACGGGAAAAATGGCCGTTCTGTTTCCGGGTCAGGGAAGCCAGTATACCGGCATGGGCAACGATCTAATCTGCACCTTTCCGGAAGCCCTGGCTGTCCTGGCGTCCGCGGACAACCTTTTTCAACAATCCAACCCGCAGGGGAATCGACTGAGTGACATTATTTTTCCATTCGATACCGCTTCCGAGGAAAAAGCGCTTGAATTCGATTCCCGTCTGCGCTCAACGGATAATGCGCAACCGGCCATCGGCGCGGTCAGCCTGGCCATGTGGCGCGTGCTGCAACGATTTAACGTTCAACCGGATGTCGCGGGCGGCCACAGCTTCGGAGAACTTACGGCCCTTTGCGCGGCCGGCTGGTGCGATGAGCCGTCACTGCACACTCTCTCCATTCGCCGAGGTCAATGCATGGCTGCCGCCAGTAACGGCAAAGACCACGATGCCGGCACCATGATGGCGGTATTGGGCCCCTTGAACGAGCTCGCCAATCGGTTGGAAGAAGCCCAGGTCGATGTGGTGATAGCCAACCGAAACAGCCCGGAACAGGGCGTATTGTCCGGGCCCGCGGCGGCTGTCACCCTGGCTGAAACCAAATGCCGCGACTGGCGCTATAAGACCAAACGGTTGCCGGTTTCGGCCGCTTTTCACAGCCCGTTGATGGCATCGGCCTGCAAGCCCTTTGAATCGGCGCTGGCCGGAATCACCTTCACCCCGACCAAGGTGCGGGTATATGCCAATACGGATGGGCGACCCTATCCGAAAGATTCCGCCATCGCCCGGCAACGCTTGAGCGATCAACTTGTCAAACCGGTTGAATTCATAAAAAATATTCAGAACATGCAAAAAGACGGGGTCCGAACGATTCTTGAAGTGGGCCCCAAGTCCGTGCTGGCCGGCCTTTGTAAATCCATTCTGAAGGAAGCCGCTGTAAACATTATTTCCCTGGACAGCTCCTCCGGCAAGCGCAACGGGGTCATGGATCTGGCAACCGTGCTGTGTCGCCTCGGCGCGCTCGGGTATTCGATCGCTCTCAACCAGTGGGAAGATCCTGTCACCAGACCCGCAAGGCCCAAAATGAATGTAACGCTGACCGGTGCGAACATCCGGTCAAGCAAACCCGAAACCCCCAAATTATCCGCGTCCGGCACACCTGCGCTCTCCAGGCCGGTGTTGCCGGTGCGCGAACCGATACCGGACACCATGGAAATCAAAACAAACGACATGCACATATCCCCAACGCAATCAACGTCCACGGGTCAACATCCCCTGCTCTCGCCGAATACGGGCTATCCTCCTGCTTCTACCATCGAAAACGCGCTTCGCGTGGCGGAACAAGGGCTAAAATCCATGCAAGCCCTTCAGATGAAAACCGCCGAAACCCATCAAAAATTCCTCGATACGCAAGCCGAAGCCGGCAGGGCGTTAAAGGAAATGATGGATAGCGCCCGGCAAATGACCGGTTTTATTCAGGGCCATGGCATTCCCCGCCCCCGAACCACGCCAACTGAAAAAGCGCCCAAAACCGATCAAACCGTTTCCACCGCTATTCCCGTTCCGGCAAGCAGACCGATGCCCATACCAGAAACCCCTTTGGAATCAAAGCCGAATACCAAGGCTGTTATACCGGCTGCGCTGCAAACGGTTGCCGTGCAAGCCGCCCCTGAAGAAACCGCCGAGAAAAACGATATCGCAGGCCATCTGCTGGCCATTGTCAGTAAACTTACAGGATATCCGGAAGACATGCTGAATCTGGATATGGACATCGAATCGGATCTCGGTATCGATTCCATCAAGCGCGTGGAAATCCTTTCCACGCTGGCGGAATCCCTGCCCGGACTTCCACCGGTTCAACCCGAAATAATGGGACGGCTGAAAACGCTGGGCCAAATCGTCGATCATCTATCCCAAACTCACGGAAAGACAAAGAAGAAAGATTCGAAACCGGCCGCGCCACCTGAAAATAAAGCGACACCACCGGGTATCCCCACCAGCGATCTTGAGGAAGCCCTCATGCAGGTGGTCAGCCGGCTCACCGGTTATCCCCGAGAGATGCTGGAACTTGAAATGGATATTGAAGCGGATTTGGGAATCGATTCCATCAAGCGTGTGGAGATTTTATCTTCTCTTGCGGAAACCATACCCGGCTTGCCCCGGGTTCAGCCCGAAACCATGGGACGACTAAAAACGCTTGCGCAAATCGTTCACCATCTTTCCGCGCCCGGTCAAGTCGATACCTCCCCTAAAACCGCCCCATCCGCCACCGTCGACAAAGACCCAGTAACGCCGGGAAACACGTCCGATGACGGAACAACGACTGTGGCAAGATCTGTTGTCCGTTTGGAAAAATGTTCCTTTCAACCGGTATCGGTTCGCCCCATCGATTCAAACGGCACCCTGTACATTACGGCCGACGCATCAGGGCTTTCAGATGCGCTTGCAGCCGCGTTTTGCGATTTGGGGCAATCGGCCCAAGCCCTTTCCGCCGATGCCGTTCAAGAGATACTTAAAACAGAGGCATTTCCCGCCGATGCATGCGGCCTTGTAATGATTCCGGATGCCGGGCGCCTTTCTGATAACGGCATGGATCCGCTGGATATCGAAACACTGAAATCGTGGTTTTTTCTAACGCGCTGTGCCGCATCCACCCTGACAGCCGCGGCTGAAACGCGATCCGCTCTGTTTGCAGCCATCACGTTCATGGACGGCGCCTTTGGCTTTGGTGGAAACGGCATGACCAAACCCGCGATGGGCGCATTGGCCGGGCTCGTTAAAACCGCCGCTATCGAGTGGGAAAAAGTGATCTGCCGCGCCATCGATGTCTCTCCGGACTGGGCTGAAACCCGGGAACTGGCCATCCATATTGCAACCGAGCTAATGAATGAATCCCGCCGGCATCAGACGGAAACCGGCCTGACCCCGAGCGGAATCATCTCGCTCTGCCTTTCATCCGCGCCCGATGCACCGGGCGATGGGAATGAAGGGGTCATCACGTCATCCGATGTCTTCGTGATAACGGGCGGCGGCCGCGGGGTCACCGCCGCATCGGCCTTTGCGTTGGCCCAAACCGCAACACCGACGCTGGTGCTGCTGGGACGATCCGAGCCGCCCTTTTTGGAGCCGGCTTGGCTATCCGGATTAACAACCGCCGCCGAAATCAAAAAAGCCGTCATCTCCCACGAATTCAATCAACAAACGCCGTCACCCCGAGCCGTAGAAGCGATCTATTCCCGGTATGCGGCCAACCGCGAAATCTCGCAGAACATCGACAGAATCAACGCCACGGGCGCTCAAGTCCACTATTTTCAGTTGGATGTCCGTCATGAGGCCGAAGTGACCACCGTTCTTGAAAAAGTGCGCGCGATTCACGGCCCCGTCACCGGCATTCTTCACGGCGCCGGTGTATTGGAAGACCGGCTGATCGTGGATAAAACACCTGAGCAGATCTCGCGCGTGTTTGACACCAAAATTCGGGGGGCGCAGAACCTGCTCGTCTGCACGAAAGCGGACCCGCTAAGATATGTCGTCTTTTTCTCATCCGTCGCCGCCCGTTTCGGCAACCGGGGCCAGGCGGACTATGCCATGGCCAACGAAATGCTCAACAAGATGGCTGAGATCGAGGCCTTTCAGCGACCGTCCTGCCGCACGATCTCCATTAACTGGGGGCCCTGGGACGGCGGCATGGTAACCGACGCGTTAAAGCGCGAGTTCACCAAACGCGGCATAGACCTTATCCCCATGGCAGCCGGCGCGCGCTGCCTGGTAAGAGAGATGACACGGCCCGGAACGGCCCCCGCACAAATCGTGTTGGGCGCCGCACTTGAAGGCCATAGCACGGTCACCGAGGATCATCGGGGAAAAACAATCCGGTTGCCCTCGACGCATTCAGCACCCGCTGATTTATCCTTGCTCTTTAAGCGGGAAATCGATGTCCAACGTTTGCCCGTGCTGCAGTCCCACCAGTTGGACGGCATCCCGGTGGTTCCTTTTGCGCTCATCGCGGAATGGATCGGCCACGGCGCCATGCACGGCAATCCCGGGCTTTACTTGCACGGGCTGGACGATTTACGCCTGCTAAAAGGCATTCGACTGGAACACGACACCAAAACGATTCGCCTCATGGCGGGCAAAGCGCGGAAAAAAGGCGATGTCTATGAGGTGAATGTGGAGATTCGAAACGGCGTCAAAGACGGAAAAGATGTGATTCACTCTCGCGCCAAAGCGGTGCTATCTTCGAAAGTCTGCGAAGCACCGATGATCGCGCCTACATTTATCTCCTGTTTTGCGCCTTATGAAAAATCCGTTCAGGAAGTCTATGAGACCATCCTTTTTCATGGCGTGGCCCTGCAAGGCTTGCAACAGATCATCGGCCTTTCCGAACAGGGCATGGCCGCCAAAATCGCTGCTGCGCCCAAGCCTGAAAAGTGGATGGTAAATCCCCTGCGCACCCGTTGGATCAGTGATCCGCTGGCGCTGGATAGCGCGTTTCAAATGGCCTGCGTCTGGTGTTACGAATATCTCGGCGCAGTGTCGCTGCCCAGCTATACCGCATCCTACAGGCAGTTTTGCCGGGAGTTTCCAAAAGACGGCGTGACTGCGGTATTGGAGGTGACAAGCCGATCCCGGCATAAAATGATCGGCGACATCACCTTTGTTGACGCCGACCACACTGTGGTTGCCACACTCGGCGGGTATGAGGCAATTGCGGACACCTCCCTGTATAAGTCTTTTAAACCCGACAAAATAGCCAGTTGA
- a CDS encoding response regulator, producing the protein MNLPEKRSILFVDDEPNLLMGLKRSLHAYRHLWDMAFARGGAEALAFLENQPADVILTDFRMAGMTGIELLREVKERYPHVIRVIFSGEVDQSLVMKSVQIAHQFIAKPCRADHLKEKIEQTISLRHELEDDALRAIVCRIDALPSLPALYGEILAELKAPSPSIKKVGQIITSDIAMSSKILQLVNSAFFGLRHRITSPEQAALLLGLDIVKSLVLSLQIFTQFDVPKAFASLVKGLWQHSLNTGQLAKKLAENKNQSREVADQAFMAGLLHDCGKLVMLANFPQQMKAIAAQKPSTFIEFLHLEQAVFGVTHAKIGAYLMGLWGIPSPITHAISFHHAPDAANETAFSALTAVHIADYLDHCPEKAANAALAAEFLDLVYLSRIGCAELVPI; encoded by the coding sequence ATGAACCTCCCGGAAAAACGCAGCATTCTTTTTGTGGATGATGAACCCAACCTGCTGATGGGCTTAAAGCGATCCCTTCATGCGTACCGGCATCTATGGGACATGGCCTTTGCCCGGGGCGGCGCAGAAGCCTTGGCCTTTCTGGAAAACCAGCCGGCGGACGTTATTCTCACCGATTTTCGAATGGCCGGCATGACGGGCATTGAGCTTCTTCGGGAGGTAAAAGAAAGATATCCTCATGTCATACGCGTCATCTTTTCAGGAGAAGTCGATCAGTCCCTCGTCATGAAATCGGTCCAAATCGCCCATCAGTTTATCGCCAAGCCCTGTCGGGCGGATCATCTGAAAGAAAAAATCGAGCAGACCATATCGCTTCGCCATGAACTCGAAGATGACGCGCTTCGCGCCATTGTGTGTCGAATCGACGCGTTGCCGAGTCTTCCCGCACTCTATGGGGAGATTCTGGCTGAACTCAAAGCCCCCTCTCCTTCCATCAAAAAGGTCGGGCAAATCATTACCAGCGATATCGCCATGTCATCCAAAATACTTCAGTTGGTCAACTCCGCCTTTTTCGGATTGCGCCATCGCATTACAAGCCCGGAGCAGGCTGCTTTGCTGCTGGGGCTTGATATCGTCAAATCCCTCGTGCTTTCCCTTCAGATATTCACTCAGTTTGACGTGCCGAAAGCCTTTGCTTCTCTGGTCAAGGGGTTATGGCAGCACAGCCTCAATACCGGGCAGCTGGCGAAAAAACTAGCGGAAAATAAAAACCAATCCCGTGAAGTTGCGGACCAGGCCTTCATGGCAGGGCTTCTTCACGATTGCGGAAAACTGGTAATGCTGGCAAATTTCCCGCAACAAATGAAAGCGATCGCAGCGCAAAAACCGTCCACTTTCATCGAATTTTTGCATCTGGAACAAGCAGTCTTCGGCGTCACGCATGCTAAGATCGGCGCATACCTGATGGGGCTTTGGGGCATTCCGTCTCCGATTACCCACGCCATTTCCTTTCACCACGCACCGGACGCAGCAAATGAAACTGCGTTTTCCGCGCTTACGGCTGTTCATATAGCTGATTATCTGGACCATTGCCCGGAAAAGGCGGCCAATGCCGCGCTTGCCGCTGAATTCCTTGATCTCGTGTATCTTTCCCGTATTGGATGCGCCGAACTCGTACCCATATAA
- a CDS encoding MinD/ParA family protein has product MARIITVTSGKGGVGKTNISVNLAVQLAREGHRPCVFDADLGLANINILLGIRPEFDLEDVINGEKHLSDIIIQDSSGIAIIPGGTGVEKLTGLQGDPLSRLIASFSCLEGYDILIFDTSAGISREVLSFCMAAEEVLLVIIPEPTSLTDGYSLLKVLSLNGYRNPVKVVINQAKHERFAQTIFEKFRETVRKYLPLDILYIGSLPLDEGVAEAVARQRPFVTLYPNGRAAGAIGRLAQNLLDDRPNAAAADEGLNTFWHKYSQIAQGPLRMPHQKPAKPSEAPLAPPPAEKAAVNNESPGIIPLEVSAISQQILFSLNRLVTATTDISRELGEFRQFLGKPTDRQAADDTPPGGPAESQLPPVIALDFEAYVARKQNRAKGES; this is encoded by the coding sequence ATGGCGAGGATCATAACCGTTACAAGCGGAAAGGGCGGTGTCGGTAAAACCAATATCAGCGTCAACCTGGCGGTGCAACTAGCCAGAGAGGGGCATCGCCCCTGTGTTTTTGACGCGGACTTGGGACTGGCCAACATCAATATTCTTCTGGGAATACGACCGGAATTCGACCTGGAAGATGTCATCAACGGCGAAAAACACTTGTCTGATATTATTATTCAAGATTCGAGCGGAATCGCCATCATTCCGGGCGGAACCGGGGTTGAAAAGCTCACGGGCCTTCAAGGCGACCCTCTGAGCCGCCTGATTGCTTCCTTTTCCTGTCTTGAGGGGTACGATATTCTGATTTTCGACACATCCGCCGGCATCTCGCGTGAAGTCCTTTCCTTTTGCATGGCGGCAGAGGAAGTTCTGTTGGTGATCATTCCGGAGCCCACCTCGTTAACGGACGGATACTCGCTTCTAAAAGTGCTTTCCTTAAACGGGTATCGCAATCCGGTAAAGGTCGTCATCAACCAGGCAAAACATGAACGATTTGCGCAAACTATTTTTGAAAAATTCAGAGAGACCGTCCGAAAATACCTTCCGCTGGATATTCTCTATATCGGCAGCTTGCCGTTAGATGAAGGGGTGGCCGAAGCCGTTGCCAGACAAAGACCCTTTGTCACCCTGTATCCGAACGGACGCGCGGCCGGCGCTATCGGCCGATTGGCTCAAAACCTGCTGGATGACCGTCCCAACGCCGCTGCCGCGGACGAGGGATTAAATACCTTCTGGCATAAATATTCGCAAATCGCCCAAGGCCCGCTGCGAATGCCTCACCAAAAACCCGCCAAGCCGTCCGAAGCGCCCTTGGCGCCGCCGCCGGCGGAAAAAGCGGCAGTCAACAATGAGTCCCCCGGCATTATCCCCTTGGAAGTATCCGCCATATCGCAACAGATATTGTTTTCTCTCAATCGGCTGGTAACGGCCACAACGGATATTTCCCGAGAACTGGGTGAATTTCGGCAGTTTCTGGGCAAACCGACAGATCGTCAGGCCGCCGATGACACCCCGCCCGGAGGACCGGCCGAAAGCCAGCTGCCGCCGGTGATTGCCCTTGATTTTGAAGCCTATGTGGCGCGGAAACAAAATAGAGCCAAAGGAGAAAGCTAA
- a CDS encoding ATP-binding protein, with protein sequence MVTSDTNTSPNSNMAVLGQLAAGIAHEINTPAQYVSDNIFFLQDAFDGFQKVLTHYALLYQAVKAGSVTAKTLQDLQAVLENAEVDYLLDQIPEAIRQSLDGMTRITQIVNAMRDFSHPGLMEKKAVDINKSIYDTVMVTRNIWKRVAEVETDLDDSLPRVPCQPGEINQVILNLIVNATDAIDDTIADAPGRIGKIVIQTRRQTEWVEIRISDTGSGIPESIQPKIFDPFFTTKPVGKGTGQGLAISASVIANHGGSIRFETQSPSGTTFIIRLPLSDRET encoded by the coding sequence TTGGTAACCTCGGACACAAACACCAGCCCCAATTCAAACATGGCTGTCCTGGGCCAGCTGGCTGCGGGCATTGCCCATGAAATCAACACACCGGCACAGTATGTCAGCGATAACATCTTTTTTTTACAGGATGCATTTGACGGGTTTCAAAAGGTGTTAACGCACTATGCCCTGCTTTATCAGGCGGTAAAAGCCGGCTCTGTGACGGCAAAAACCCTTCAAGACCTTCAGGCAGTGCTGGAAAACGCCGAAGTAGACTATCTTCTCGATCAGATTCCGGAAGCCATTCGCCAATCATTGGACGGCATGACCCGCATTACGCAGATCGTCAACGCCATGCGCGATTTTTCCCATCCCGGATTAATGGAAAAAAAAGCGGTGGACATCAACAAATCAATTTACGACACGGTGATGGTGACGCGCAATATCTGGAAACGCGTCGCCGAAGTGGAAACGGATTTAGACGACTCTCTTCCAAGAGTGCCTTGTCAGCCCGGTGAAATCAACCAGGTCATCTTAAACCTGATCGTGAATGCCACGGATGCCATCGACGATACCATCGCGGACGCCCCCGGAAGGATTGGCAAAATCGTCATTCAAACCCGTCGGCAAACCGAATGGGTGGAAATTCGTATCAGCGATACGGGTTCCGGCATTCCGGAAAGTATTCAACCCAAAATTTTCGATCCCTTCTTTACCACCAAACCGGTGGGCAAAGGCACCGGGCAAGGCTTGGCTATCAGCGCCTCGGTTATCGCCAACCACGGGGGGTCAATCCGCTTCGAAACCCAGTCACCATCAGGCACCACCTTTATTATACGCCTTCCGCTCTCCGACCGGGAAACATAA